In one window of Agromyces badenianii DNA:
- a CDS encoding NADP-dependent oxidoreductase, which yields MRALVIDQTGGAEELHIAEVPDPIRVSDEVLVRVMAAGVNPIDAKTRAGRGVAKAIPAFPVVLGGDFAGVVEAVPYSAHPLQPGDRVYGMGRVPRAGGSYAELISVSSLSLTRMPATLTFAEAAAVPLAALTAWGAVVDTARVHDGQRVLIHAAAGGVGHFAVQFAAYFGAVVTATASARNADFVRGLGARRVIDYTSERFEEVVTGQDVVIDLIGNAKDDTGTRSLEALRPAGLIVTVPTGSWPTMDEEAAARGIRATGYSVAPDARTLSVITRLIDDGAVRVHLDRELPLEDGAEAHRLIEAGHVRGKVVLRVAPDPA from the coding sequence ATGCGGGCATTGGTGATCGATCAGACGGGCGGGGCTGAAGAGCTGCACATCGCCGAGGTGCCCGATCCGATCCGCGTCAGCGACGAGGTGCTCGTGCGGGTCATGGCGGCCGGCGTGAACCCGATCGACGCGAAGACCCGGGCCGGGCGGGGCGTCGCGAAGGCGATCCCCGCTTTCCCGGTCGTGCTCGGCGGCGACTTCGCCGGAGTCGTCGAGGCGGTGCCCTACTCGGCTCATCCGCTGCAGCCGGGCGACCGGGTCTACGGCATGGGCCGAGTGCCCCGGGCGGGCGGCAGCTACGCCGAGCTCATCTCGGTGAGTTCGCTGAGTCTCACGCGCATGCCGGCCACCCTGACGTTCGCCGAGGCGGCGGCCGTGCCGCTCGCCGCGCTCACGGCATGGGGAGCGGTCGTCGACACGGCCCGGGTGCACGACGGGCAGCGCGTGCTCATCCACGCGGCCGCCGGCGGCGTCGGTCACTTCGCGGTGCAGTTCGCCGCCTACTTCGGCGCTGTCGTCACCGCGACCGCGTCGGCCCGCAACGCCGACTTCGTGCGCGGGCTCGGTGCACGCCGAGTGATCGACTACACGAGCGAGCGCTTCGAAGAGGTCGTCACCGGTCAAGACGTCGTCATCGACCTGATCGGCAATGCGAAGGATGACACGGGCACGCGCTCGCTCGAAGCGCTGCGTCCGGCCGGGCTGATCGTGACGGTGCCAACGGGGTCATGGCCGACGATGGACGAGGAGGCGGCCGCCCGGGGCATCCGCGCCACCGGCTACTCGGTCGCACCCGATGCCCGCACGCTCTCGGTGATCACCCGTCTCATCGACGACGGCGCCGTGCGCGTGCACCTCGACCGAGAGCTGCCGCTCGAAGACGGTGCCGAGGCGCACCGGCTGATCGAGGCCGGCCATGTGCGCGGCAAGGTGGTGCTGCGGGTCGCGCCCGACCCTGCCTGA
- a CDS encoding ArsR/SmtB family transcription factor produces MLRYVLTEGDVASVRFGISPLCELGLSLRAIDDPARFPLQLPWLRRTEAARADLDVEALHGLIDDRLWTPDFLNPRPESPLTRLDDEFEQLLATPSQTFIRDLVAVHGHVPAVFAGSPKTAIRRIVRALQELWDASFAPYWPRMRAVLEADVVYRGRQIAQSGLSTMLNGISSTVDYADGVVSVRLRDPNDRRHRIDGLGLTLLPTMFTRRGSAPVGDGPPMIMYPARGQGALWETEQVANPAAVAAILGETRASLLSALGDPASSTELGVRFGVTPSAVNQHLRALRDAGLLVSTRYGHSVLYLRSELGSALLDARAG; encoded by the coding sequence ATGTTGCGATACGTGCTCACCGAGGGCGACGTCGCGTCCGTGCGCTTCGGCATCTCGCCGCTCTGCGAACTCGGGCTGTCGCTGCGAGCCATCGACGATCCGGCACGGTTCCCCCTCCAGCTGCCGTGGCTGCGCCGCACCGAGGCGGCGCGCGCCGACCTCGACGTCGAGGCGCTGCACGGCCTCATCGATGACCGGCTGTGGACGCCCGACTTCCTGAACCCCCGCCCCGAGTCGCCGCTCACCCGGCTCGACGACGAGTTCGAGCAGCTGCTCGCGACACCCTCGCAGACCTTCATCCGCGACCTGGTGGCGGTGCACGGGCACGTGCCGGCGGTGTTCGCCGGTTCGCCGAAGACGGCCATCCGACGCATCGTGCGCGCGTTGCAAGAGCTCTGGGATGCCTCCTTCGCGCCCTACTGGCCGCGCATGCGGGCGGTGCTCGAGGCCGACGTCGTCTACCGTGGACGCCAGATCGCCCAGAGCGGGCTCTCGACCATGCTGAACGGCATCTCCTCGACGGTCGACTATGCCGACGGCGTCGTATCGGTGCGGCTGAGAGACCCGAACGACCGCCGGCACCGCATCGACGGTCTCGGGCTCACGCTCCTGCCGACGATGTTCACGCGGCGAGGCTCGGCACCGGTCGGCGACGGCCCGCCGATGATCATGTACCCGGCGCGCGGGCAGGGCGCGCTCTGGGAGACGGAGCAGGTGGCCAACCCCGCCGCGGTCGCCGCGATTCTCGGCGAGACCCGGGCGAGCCTGCTCTCAGCCCTCGGCGACCCGGCGTCGTCGACGGAACTCGGGGTGCGCTTCGGCGTCACGCCGTCGGCGGTGAACCAGCACCTGCGGGCGCTGCGCGATGCCGGCCTGCTCGTCTCGACGCGGTACGGCCACAGCGTGCTCTACCTGCGCAGCGAGCTGGGCAGCGCACTGCTCGACGCGCGGGCGGGGTGA
- a CDS encoding YqaJ viral recombinase family protein produces the protein MAVAVDERPRHACHSRVVADSSDRVAWLRARSRGITATDAAKLASFASVRSAAWEKRHGSSFGGSRYTDHGKAREPVIADWVRRSHDIEPSSLLFHAETEHRHLATPDGLRVTPVGALELCEIKTTSRPWRGIPRSYLRQVWWQQYVLGADRTLVVWEQHDDFVPIRDEPEYRWVDRDDDQIAILVRLADELIAELSGRRS, from the coding sequence ATGGCGGTCGCGGTCGACGAGCGCCCGCGGCATGCGTGCCACTCGCGCGTCGTGGCGGATTCGAGCGATCGGGTCGCGTGGCTCCGGGCCCGCTCCCGCGGCATCACGGCGACGGATGCCGCGAAGCTCGCCTCGTTCGCCTCGGTTCGCTCGGCCGCATGGGAGAAGCGGCACGGCAGCTCGTTCGGCGGCAGCCGGTACACCGACCACGGCAAGGCCCGCGAACCCGTCATCGCCGACTGGGTGCGCCGAAGCCACGACATCGAACCGTCGAGCCTGCTCTTCCACGCTGAGACCGAGCACCGGCACCTCGCCACCCCCGACGGCCTGCGGGTGACCCCCGTCGGCGCCCTCGAGCTTTGCGAGATCAAGACCACGTCTCGGCCGTGGCGCGGCATCCCCCGAAGCTACCTGCGCCAGGTCTGGTGGCAGCAGTACGTGCTCGGCGCCGACCGCACGCTCGTCGTCTGGGAGCAGCACGACGACTTCGTGCCGATTCGCGACGAGCCCGAGTACCGTTGGGTCGATCGCGACGACGACCAGATCGCGATCCTCGTGAGACTGGCCGACGAGCTCATCGCCGAGCTCTCGGGGCGGCGCTCGTGA
- a CDS encoding alpha/beta fold hydrolase, with protein sequence MTTVLLHGLGADRRQPLDLLTPAVHAAVGADELIVAPDVRAHGGFLTVGEPADFDIDRLAAEVAQSVRETISEAGGPPPEASAPLTVIGISLGAALALRLALDELLPIERAIFVRPSFDDRPLPEHLRVFPVIGQILADAGPAGTEEFRERAIFQRIVSESPTGGRALLAQFTTPDAARRAMRLVEIPRNRAFTADAELGGLAGRGIRSLVIGARRDPVHPYPLAERWAAALDAPLVELPARDDGLPAQTALLREGVARWLQHTRA encoded by the coding sequence ATGACGACTGTCCTCCTGCACGGTCTGGGCGCCGACCGGCGTCAGCCCCTCGATCTCCTCACCCCCGCCGTGCACGCCGCAGTCGGCGCCGACGAGCTCATCGTCGCGCCAGACGTCCGGGCCCACGGCGGGTTCCTCACGGTGGGCGAGCCCGCAGACTTCGACATCGACCGGCTCGCCGCCGAGGTCGCTCAGAGCGTGCGGGAGACGATCTCCGAGGCCGGCGGCCCGCCGCCCGAGGCATCCGCCCCGCTCACCGTGATCGGCATCTCGCTCGGCGCAGCGCTCGCACTGCGGCTCGCGCTCGACGAGCTGCTGCCGATCGAACGCGCGATCTTCGTGCGACCCTCGTTCGACGACCGCCCGCTGCCCGAGCACCTGCGGGTCTTCCCGGTGATCGGGCAGATCCTCGCCGACGCCGGCCCTGCGGGCACCGAGGAATTCCGCGAGCGGGCGATCTTCCAGCGCATCGTCTCGGAGTCACCGACGGGCGGGCGGGCGCTCCTGGCCCAGTTCACGACGCCCGATGCCGCGCGGCGGGCCATGCGCCTCGTCGAGATCCCGCGCAACCGCGCGTTCACGGCCGACGCCGAACTCGGCGGGCTCGCGGGCCGCGGCATCCGCTCGCTCGTCATCGGCGCTCGGCGCGACCCGGTGCACCCCTATCCGCTCGCCGAGCGGTGGGCGGCCGCCCTCGACGCGCCGCTCGTCGAACTTCCGGCTCGCGACGACGGGCTGCCCGCGCAGACGGCGCTGCTGCGCGAGGGTGTGGCCCGCTGGCTGCAGCACACACGGGCCTGA